From Enterococcus mundtii, the proteins below share one genomic window:
- a CDS encoding WXG100 family type VII secretion target, giving the protein MAGVIAVTPEQLKSQAQVYSQAASQIQEAIRKVNSMNQQISQQWKGQAFQAYLEQYNQLEGNVRQMEELLESINQQLNKYADTVAERDRQDAGSFGF; this is encoded by the coding sequence ATGGCAGGAGTAATTGCAGTCACACCCGAACAACTGAAGTCACAAGCACAGGTTTATTCACAAGCAGCCTCTCAGATCCAAGAGGCGATCCGTAAAGTAAACTCAATGAACCAACAAATCAGTCAACAGTGGAAAGGACAAGCATTTCAAGCTTATTTGGAACAATACAACCAGTTAGAAGGTAATGTCCGTCAAATGGAAGAACTTCTTGAGAGCATCAATCAGCAGTTGAACAAGTATGCTGATACGGTTGCAGAACGCGATCGTCAAGATGCAGG